A genomic region of Trichothermofontia sichuanensis B231 contains the following coding sequences:
- a CDS encoding DevR family CRISPR-associated autoregulator produces MGFRVFSISLSGLLSWQLHALNNEGNEGNQSLTRRYYIVAKGDAEPKLVNGVSGDMLKHIQAEHLQRVCVEMGLALSEGGKRFDPDRVGYDIDQNLPLFAAQDALPEKTAKVLQRCALSDLEGFMVTEKGGKTLKRESVIEFGAVVGVPSFVKTQSYFHAKYGVENPTPYNVQVSSGLYATVLNIEAFRIGYNPHSFDYAISTEERKQRLDALLRSVLYTYLQPNGAKRNTHLPHPDHFEGVMAVSTKRCPAPMVSPLQVESYQRQVTDLAETLNRMNGEGTIHLYPFESFAQFGACIEELLEVAQVWEGRDVTAG; encoded by the coding sequence ATGGGTTTTCGGGTGTTTTCGATTTCGTTGAGTGGGTTGTTGTCTTGGCAACTTCATGCGCTGAATAATGAGGGGAATGAGGGGAATCAGTCGTTGACGCGGCGGTACTACATTGTGGCGAAGGGGGATGCGGAACCGAAGTTGGTGAATGGGGTTTCGGGGGATATGTTGAAGCATATTCAGGCGGAACATTTGCAACGGGTTTGTGTGGAGATGGGGTTGGCGTTGTCGGAGGGGGGTAAGCGGTTTGATCCGGATCGGGTTGGGTATGACATTGATCAGAATTTGCCGCTGTTTGCGGCTCAGGATGCGTTGCCGGAAAAAACGGCTAAGGTGTTGCAGCGGTGTGCGCTGAGTGATTTGGAAGGGTTTATGGTGACGGAGAAGGGGGGGAAGACGCTGAAGCGGGAGTCGGTGATTGAGTTTGGGGCAGTGGTGGGAGTGCCCAGTTTTGTTAAGACGCAGAGCTATTTTCATGCGAAGTATGGGGTGGAAAATCCGACGCCTTATAATGTGCAGGTAAGTTCGGGGTTGTATGCGACGGTGCTGAATATTGAGGCGTTTCGGATTGGCTATAATCCCCACAGTTTTGATTACGCGATTTCAACTGAGGAACGGAAGCAGCGGTTGGATGCGTTGCTGCGAAGTGTTTTGTATACCTATTTGCAGCCGAATGGGGCGAAGCGGAATACGCATTTGCCGCACCCGGATCATTTTGAGGGGGTGATGGCGGTGAGTACAAAACGCTGTCCGGCTCCGATGGTGAGTCCGTTGCAGGTGGAGAGTTATCAACGACAGGTGACAGATTTGGCGGAAACGTTGAATCGGATGAATGGGGAAGGGACGATTCATCTGTATCCGTTTGAAAGTTTTGCTCAATTTGGGGCGTGTATTGAGGAATTGTTAGAAGTGGCGCAGGTGTGGGAGGGGCGTGATGTCACCGCGGGTTAA